CGCCCTGGGCCGGCGGGARRAGGCCCTGGCCGCCACYCAGGAGGCGGTGGCGCTGTACCGGCAGCTGGCCGAGGAGAACCCCGATGCCTTCCTGCCCGACCTGGCCAGGAGCTTGGGAGCACACGGCCTGGTGCTGCTGCAAGCCGGCCGTCCCGCCGAAGCGGCCGCGGCCTTGCGAGAAGGCCTGCAGCACCTGCTGCCCTGGGCCCGGGCGTGGCCCCAGGCCCTGGGCGCCTTGTTGGGAGACTTGTTGGCGGCTTACCTCACGGCGTGCCGGGCAGCCGGCCTGGATCCCGACGAGAGGCTGGTGCAACAGGCCCGCTCCGTGCTTTCCTAACCCCGCCGGTGGGGAAACGCCCGCTGCTCCCCTCGGTCGCCGTGGCTTCTTTCTCCCCCTCCTGCCCTTCATCCCCCACGCCCTCGGGAAGAGAGGGGCGGGGGCCGCAGGAGGAGAGCAGGTGGGCTAGAGGGCCTTGCTTATGCCAAAAGGCGTGCTCTATCTCCGCTGCCGGGCGTCACCTTGGGCCGCTCGAGCCCCTTTCCTTGGCGCGTGGTTAGGGCATGTGGGAGGAGTGATGTTCGCTGATCTGCCGTTCCCCTTGAGGGGTGCGGCGATAAGGGAAGCGGCGCCCCAAAAGACGGCCTCAGGGGCGTAGAGGGCAGCCACGATTTCGGGGTCACGGGCGCGGATGGCCTCGATCCGGCGCTCCGTCGCGCTTGGCATGCGGCGTTGGGCCTCGTCGAAAACCCGCGGGGCCGTTTTTTCTCTTTGAGCGATCCTCGGTGGGGGGGAGGCATTAGCACCTCCCGGAAATCAGGATGATGGACGAGCAAAGTTGGGGAGGTGCCGCGCCGGGCGTTACGCAGCGGAGGCGCCCAGGGAAGTCAAGGCCTCGGCCACGCTGAACGTACCTTCGTACAGCGCGCGGCCGACGATGACCCCGGCCAGCCCGGCCCGTTGGGCCGCGCGCAGGTCGTGCAGCGTGGCGACGCCGCCCGAGGCGATGACCGCCAGCCCGCTGGCCCGTTGAAGGGTCACGGTGGCTTCCAGGGCCAGGCCGGTCTGCAGTCCATCGCGGCGGATGTCGGTGAAGATCACGGTGCGCAGGCCCGTCGCGGCCAAACGCCGGGCGAAGGCCACGGCGTCCAGGTCGGTGCTCTCGGCCCAGCCGCTCACCTGCACCCGTCCGTCGCGGGCATCGATGCCCACGGCGACGCGTGCCGGCCCCCAATGGCGCAAGGCCTCGGCCACGACCCCTGGCCGGCGGGCGGCCAAGGTGCCCAGCACCACGCGGGCCACCCCTAGATTCAGGACCTGGGCCACGGCGTCCAGGCTACGCAGGCCGCCGCCGAACTGCACCTGGGCGTGAAAGCGGGCGGCCACGCGCAAGATGGCCTGCAAAGCGGCGCGGTTGGCGGCATCCTCCTGGCCGAAAGCGCCGTCGAGGTTGACCACATGCAGCCAGCGGGCGCCTTCCGCGAGCCAGCGCTGGGCGATGGCCGCTGGATCGTCGGCGTACACCTTTTGGCGGGAGGGGTCGCCCTGGCGCAGGCGCACCACCCGCCCCTGGCGCAGATCGATGGCAGGGTAAAGGGTGAACATGTCGGCGTCCTGGGGAGGATGGGGTTTCGTGCCCATGGGCGTTCAGTCCTCCTTGGCAGGCAGGTCGTCGAAGATGTGCTGGATGAAGTCGGGCCGCTTGATGCGCTTTTGATAGTTGGGGATCAACCGGGTGTAGGGTTCGTTGAGCAGGGGCGAGGCAATGAGAAAGTCCGCCGTGGCCCGGTTGGAGGCCGTGGGAATGTTGTAGAGCACGGCGATGCGCAACAGGGCTTTCACATCGGGGTCGTGCGGCTGAGGCTCCAGAGGGTCCCAGAAAAAGATGAGCAGATCGATGTCGCCTTCGGCGATGAGCGCCCCCAGTTGCTGATCGCCGCCAAAAGGGCCGCTCTTGAGGCGATGCACCGAAAGCCCCGTCGCCTTTTCGATGAGGGCGCCGGTGGTGCCCGTGGCGTACAGGATGTGTTTGCTCAGGGTCCCTTGGTTGAAGGCCACCCATTCCAGCAAGTCCTTTTTGCGCCCATCGTGGGCAACCAGGGCGATATGCTTTTGGGTGCGCAGGGGGATCTGGAAATAGTCGTTGTCCATCGGGCCTCTCCTTTTGTGGGTGACTCATCCTGGCCAGTGCAGGAAGTTCTTCAACACTTGCAGGCCAAAGCGCTGGCTCTTTTCGGGGTGGAACTGCACGCCGAGGAAGTTCTCGCGCCACACCGCGCTGGCGTAGCGCAGGCCGTAGTCGGTTTCGGCGATTATGTCTGCCTTATGGGTCGAAGCGCAATAGAACGAGTGATTGAAATAAGCGTATCCTCCCGCTTCCAGGCCGGACATGAGGGGGTTTTCCCGCGTCCAATGGACGAAGTTCCAGCCCGTGTGAGGGATCTTCAGCCCTTTGTTCCGGATCTCCGGGGGGAAGGCCACCACCCGACCGGGCAACAATCCCAGCCCTTGATGGATGCCCATTTCTTCGCCGATTTCAAAGAGCGCCTGCATCCCGACACAGATGCCCAACAGAAGTGCGCCGCGTTGTAGGCTTTCCAGCACAGCCTCTTGCAGGCCGCTTTGGCGCAATCCGTCCATGAAGTCGCCGAAAGCGCCCACGCCGGGCAGCACCAGCCGCTGGCCACGCCGCACGGTTTCCGGGTCGGTGGTGCGGGTGACCGAGGCCCCCACCGCTTCCAGGGCTTTGTGCACGGAGCGCAGGTTGCCGGTACCGGCGTCGATGAGCACCACAGCAGATTTCATGGGTTCTCTCCTTGTGCCAGGGGTTTGCGAAAGAGATACCACACCAGAAAACCCTTAGGCTTACGCCGGTGCCGTGTGGGCTCGGGAAAGCCAACGCCTTGTCCCAGGGCGATGATCTCCGCTGGCGTGTAGGCGTGGGTCAGTCGACTGATGCCGCCCCAGTGCTCCACCCGTTCGAACCAGGGCGCCACCCAGTGTGTGCCGTCCACATCCGCCAGCAGCAGCACCCCCTGAGGGCGCAGCACCCGAAAGATTTCGGCGAGCACTTTCTGGGGTTCCGGCAGACAGTGGAAGGTCATCACCAGGGTTGCCAGGGCAAAGGTGGAGGCGGCGAAAGGCAACGCTGGGGCGCTGGCCTGTACCCACCAGGGACGTCGTGGGCCGAAGACGAGCCGTTCGGGCTGGAAGCATTGGTAGGTGATGTCAATGCTTACCACCTGCCGCTCAGGCAATGTGCGGCTGAGGTACGCCGCGCCGTAACCCTGCCCGGTGCCGATTTCCAGCACCGGGCCTGGGGGCAGGGAGGGCAGATGGGCCAGGCCAAAGGCGTAGGCGCGGGTGGAACGCGCTGTGGGCAACTGGGCGAGGAGGGGTTTGAGCGAAAGCATAGGGCCTTGGTTTCCTCTTGAAAAAGGTGTTTCCATTGTACTGCAAAGGAGAAGGGAGAACGGGTTTTCCGCTGCGCGCGGGGTGTGCTATCATGGGGGCCGTGACAGAGCAGCCAGGCAGAAGGATGCCCCTCGGTCGGTTGACCAAATATGTGTGGTTGGGCCTGTTGGCGCAGTTGGTGTGGGGGAGTTATCCACCCACGGCCAAACGCGCCCTGATGGAAGTGCCCAAGTTTTCTTTGTTGCTGCTGGCCACGACGTCCTCCACAGGGGTCGGATTGTGGATCATGTGGCGGGAGGAAAAGCGCTCCTCTGGCGAGGTGATCCGTTTTCTTTTTTATGAGAAGGTGCTGTGGGCGCTGGCTTTTTTCGTGGTGCTGCGTTCGGTGACCAATCTCTTTGCCATCGACCTGACTCACGCCACTTGGGTGCAGTTGATCTATCTGATGACGCCTTTCGCGGTGGCCATTCTGGGCACCCTGTTCTTTGGTGAGCCGACGCCTCCGTACACTTACCAGGCCCTGGCCCTTTCCACGCTGGGCGCTGCGCTGACGCTGATCGAGGATTGGGGCGATATTTGGGCGGGGTTCACCTCGCAAGATGTTCTTGGTCTGGGCGTAGCCGGGCTCTCCATGCTGGCCCTGGCGACTTACTTTCAGTTGGTTCGCCGTAGCAGCCGCCGGGAGGCCGGGCGGGGTCTGATCATGGTGCAACAGGGGCTGGCGATGAGTCTCACTTATCTCTTTTTGGGCCTGCTGACGGGGGAGTCCTGGTCGCCCTGGCGGCATGTCAGTTCCACTGGGTGGCTGGTCGTGCTGTGGGTCATTGGCGGGGTGTTCATGCTGGGCAATGTGCTCCAGGTCACCGCCCTCAGTGGGGCCAATGCCGCGCTCATCACCAGCCTGATGCCCTTGCGCCTGGTTTCGGCCATTGCCCTGGGCTGGGGGTTGTTGGGGGAGCGGCTGGCCACCCCCTGGCAGTGGCTGGGCGCGGTGCTGGTGCTGGTCACGGTGTCGGGGTATCTGTGGCTCCAGGCGAGGAAGGAGTAGCGAATGGCGAAAGACGATTTGCGTATTGCGATTGACGAGGGTTACAACGCTCCTTTGGTGGAAGGGATGGCCCCGCCGCGGCGGGGGTCCAGGGCGGTGGCGGCGTCCAGGGCACGGGCCAGGGCTTTGAACAGGGCTTCGACCTGGTGATGGTCGTCGCGTCCGTAGAGCACCCGGGCGTGCAGGTTGCAGCGGGCGGTCACGGTGAAGGATTCCAGGAAGTGCGACCACAGGCTGTTGGGGATGCCGCCCACGCTGGGGCCATGCCAGCGCGCACGCACCACGGCATAGGGGCGTCCGGAGAGGTCTACGGCCACGAAAGCCAGGGTCTCGTCCATGGGCGCATAAGCGTGTCCCATGCGCACGATGCCCCGGCGGTCGCCCAGGGCCTGGTCGAAAGCCTGGCCCAGGGTGAGCGCCACATCCTCCACGGTGTGATGGGGGTCGATTTCCAAATCGCCTTTGGCGTCGACGGTGAGGTCAAACAGCCCGTGTACGGCCAGATGACGCAGCATGTGATCGAGAAAGGGCAATCCTGTGGCGATGCGGTGCTGGCCGCGACCGTCCAGGTTCAGGCGGATGGCAATGCGGGTTTCCGAGGTTTGGCGTTGGATTTCGGCCTGGCGTGCGTTCATCGTATCCATCCTTGCGCCACGAGCAACTCGGCGTTGTAGACGGCCCCGCCGGCCGCGCCGCGCACGGTGTTGTGGGAGACCACCACGAATTTCAGGTCCCAGATGGGGTCGGAACGCACCCGCCCTACCACGGTGGTCATGCCGCTCCCCGTCGAGGCGTCCAGGCGCGGTTGGGGCCGGTCCGGTTCGCGGCGCACCGCCATCACCGGGCGGGGGGTGGAGGGGAGGTCGCGGGCGATCTCCGGGGGCTGGTAGGCCTCCAGGACGCGGACCGCTTCCTCGGGGTCCTGGGGGGGATGCTCCAGGGAGACGGAAGCCACCACGGTGTGGCCGTCCACCACCGGGACCCGGTTGGTGTGGGCCGATATCCGCAGATCCTTCAACCGGATCCCCTGGGGGGTGACCGCGCCCAGCATTTTGCGCGGTTCCCATTCCACTTTCTCCTCTTCCCCTTTGATGTAAGGGAGGACATTGCCCACGATGTCCAGCGAGGCGACACCAGGGTAACCGGCCCCGGAAATCGCCTGCATGGAGGCCACGAAGGCGGCCTTCAGGCCGAAGGCGGCGTCGAGGGCTTTGAGGACCACGCTCAGGCCGCTGCTGGTGCAGTTGGAGTTGGTGACGATGCCGGCCTTCCAGCCACGGTTGGCCTGCTGTTGGCGCAGCACGGCTAGGTGGTCGGCGTTGACCTCGGGGAGTAAGATGGGGACATCGGGCTCGCGGCGGAAGGCCGAGGCGTTGGAGCATACCCAGATGCCCTGGGCGGCCAGTTGTGGCTCGACCTCGCGGGCCACCTCGCTGGGCAGGGCCGAGAAGGCCAGCGCCACGCCTTTCAGGCTCTCGGCCGTGGTGGGCAGCAACGGCATCGCAGCGGCCCAGGCGGGCAGTGGTTCGGAGAGCAGCCAGTGCACGGCCTCGCCATAGCGTTGGCCCTGGCGGCGGGCTGAACCCGTGAGGGCCACCACGCGGAACCAGGGGTGTCCGTCCAGCAAGCTGATGAAACGTTGCCCCACCGTGCCAGTGGCCCCCAGCACGGCGACGGGGATGGGAACAGACGGTGCAGGTGCTGAAATCTTGGAAGATTGCGCGTAGGACATGGCTTCACCTCGTGAGGGGATGGGGTGGAACACCGTGATTCGCTAATCGCCACTCGTCACTTATTCTTCTCCCTTCGCCTTCGTCAGCCTATGCACCGCGCGCACGGCGGCTTCGGCGTCAGTGGCGGCGACCACGAAACTGATGGCCACCTCGGAGGAGCCCTGGGCGATGGCGAGCACGTTGACTCCGTCCTGTCCTAAGGCGGTGAAAATGCGACCCGCTACGCCGGGGGTTTGCTGCATCCCGGCGCCGACCACGGTGACGATAGCCACAGGGGGACTGACCAGGATGCGGTCGATGTCGCGGCAGGCGATTTCCGGGGCGAAGGTCTCCTCCAGGGCGGAAGCGACGATTGAGGCCGAGGCTTCGGGCAAGGCAAAGGTGATGCTCTGCTCGGAAGAGGCTTGGGTGATCAGGATGACGCTGGTTCCAGTGCTGGCCACGGCGCCGAAAGTGCGGGCAGCCACCCCGGGCACGCCCAGCATACCCCGGCCTTCGACGGTGACCAGGCGCAGGTGGCGGATCAAAGTAACGGCCTTGATCGTGCCAGGCACAAATTCGGATTGAGTCACAATGAGGGTGTCAGGGCCAGCAGGGTCGAAGGTGTTGCGCACTCGCAATGGGATGCCGCGCTCCACCACCGGCCGGATGGTTTTGGGGTGCAGCACTTTGGCGCCGAAGTAGGCCAGTTCGGCCACCTCGCGATAGGAGAGGCGGGGCAGGGTGCGGGCGTCGGGCACGATGCGGGGGTCGGCGCTCATCACCCCGTTGACATCGGTGTAGATGTGCACCTCGGCGGCGCCCAGGGCCGCGCCCAGCAGAGCAGCGGTGTAATCGCTGCCGCCACGGCCTAAAGTGGTGGTGACCCCCTTGGGGGTGGCCCCGATGAAGCCGGTGACCACGGGGGTGATCCCCTGTTCCAACAAAGGCAGCAAGCGCTCTCGGATGCGCGGCGTGGAGGCGGCCAGGTTGGGTTGGGCGTTTTGGAAGTTGGCATCGGTGACGATCAGTTCGGTTGCGTCCACGGCTTGAGCGGGAACGCCCTGGGCCTCGAGCACCGCGGCCAGGAGAGGCGCGCTCATCCGCTCGCCCAAAGAGGCGACGGCGTCGTAAGCCCGAGGCGTGACCTCGCCCAGCACGGCGATGGCCGAGATCAGCCGCCGAAACGTTTCCACCCGTTGGCGCACGGCGTCCAAGGCAGACGCCTGGGCGTCCGGGGGGAGCAGCGCGGCGGCGATGGCGCGGTGGGCTTCCAAGATGCGTGCGGCGGCGGCCGCGCCCCGCTTGCCGTTGGCGCCCTGGGTGGCGGCCCGGGTGGTTTCGAGGAGCAAGTCCGTGATGCCGTTGAGTGCCGAGGTGACGACCACCACCGGGCCGTGCTCTCGGCGGGCCTGGGCGACGACCTGGGCTGCCTGGCCCATGGCCTCAGGCGCGCCTACAGAAGTGCCGCCGAATTTAAGGACAAGGGGTCGGGGCATGGTCAGGCTCCTTCTTTACTCGAGGATGACAGAGCGGCCTCGGTCTTCTCGGTCAGGCGTTCGAGAGCCGCCAATAGTCGGTCGGTGTCTTGCGGGCGCCCCACGGAGATGCGGATGTGGTCCTTTAAGCCCGGCGTGGCGAGGTAGCGGATCAAGATGCTGTGCTCCTCGGCCAGCCGACGGCGCAACGCGGCGGCGTCCCGCCCCACCACACGGCAGAGGATGAAGTTGGCCTGGCTGGGGTACGGCTCCAGATAGGGGATGGCCTGCAGGGCGCGGAAGAGGCGCTCCCGCTCGTGGCGCAGGTGAGCGACGACCAAGCGGCGCTCGTCCAGGTCGGCCAGCGTGGCGCGGGCGGCCTCCTGGGCGGCCACGTTGACGTTGTAAGGTTGCTTGGCTTTCCATAGCGTGGGCATCAACCAGGCGGGGAAGGCGCCGTACCCCACCCTTAGCCCGGCCAGCCCGGCCCATTTGCTGAAGGTGCGCAGCACGATGAGGTTTTCCCTTTGGGGCACCTGGGTGATGCGGCTGACGGTACGGCCCAGGTCGGCGTCCGCGAACTCGATGTAGGCTTCGTCCAGCACGATCAGGGTGGGCAGGTCGAGCAGGGCGTCGAGCACCTGAGGGGAGGGGAGGGAGCCGTCGGGGTTGTTCGGGGTGGCAAGGAAGAGCAGTTTGGGGCGGTGTTCGGCCACGGCGTGGCGGATGGCGTCGAGGTTGAGGGCGAAGCTCTCCCCTCCCCCTTCTCCCTTCCCCTCCCTTACCGAGGGAGGGGAGGGGGAGGCCGCGCCGAGTGTCTGGTCCGAGCGCAGTCGAAGACCGGGCGAGGCGCGGCGGGGGTGGGGAGAGATCCGTGGCACCTCGACCACCCGCGCAGCGTTGAGCCGGGCGTCGAAGGCGTACATGCCAAAGGTGGGCGGGCAGGTCAACACGGCATCGCCGGGTTCGAGCAGTACCCGCATGAGCAGGTCGATGAGTTCGTCAGCGCCGGCACCCACCAGCAGATGTTCGGCCGGTACACCGGTGAAGGCGGCCAGGGCCTGACGCAGGGAGCGGCTTTCGGGGTCGGGGTAGATGTGGGCGTAGCGTAAGTCAGCCAATGCGCGGCGGGCCAGCGGCGAGGGGCCGTAGGGGTTTTCGTTGGCGTCCAGTTTGACGATGTCCTCGGGAGCGCGGCCCAGTTGGGCGGCGCGCACTTCAAAGGGCTGCACCGGCGTGTAGGGCGGCAGGGCGTCCAGGTGCGGCCGGGGGGAAAGGAAAACGGCTTGTGAAGTCATAGGGTACACCTCTCGGCGGATGTGAGAGAACGCGTGGTGGTATCGCAAGGCTGCTGTGTATCAGGACGATGTGAGTGTGCTGTGGCGGCGCTACCCGTTCCTGGCGAGGGGGATGGACCCGGTTCATGGGGTCAACGCGGAGCCTCTGTTGGTCCAGAGCCTCCAGGGTATGGTCGACGCGGTGGTCCAGGTGGATATGTTGCGCATTCATCATGATGCCCCGGATCGTAAGCGGGTGTGTGTTTGCGGCTCCGAAATGTACTGGTGGGTCGATGCTGATGGCCAGTTGAGCCGTTCGGGTGGGGCGTTGATGATCACGCTCACCCTGCGGCGAGCGGACGGACGGTGGTGCGCACCGATGAGGTCACGGAAGCGGAGTTGCCGTTCTCGAGGGGCCGCTGTAGGCTCCGCTATTATCCTGACACCGACATGTTGCTCTTTTTTCGGTGGGGGCTGCTATGTCGAAGAGGCGTCAACAAGGTCAGTGTTGTCTATTCTCGCCCGTGCTGCTGCGGCATGGGCATCCAGACCTTCCGCGTCGGCGAGGGTGACGGCCGTGGGGGCCAGATCGCTGGCGGTGATCGGGTCCAGGGCCACCAGGCTGACAATCTTCACGAAGTCCCAGACATTCAGCGGTGAAGCGAAACGCGCCGAGCCGCCGGTGGGCATGACATGGCTGGGGCCGGCCACGTAGTCGCCCAGCACCTCGTAGGAGTGTTCGCCCAGGAAGACGCCGCCAGCGTTGACGATGCGCTCGGCCAGGCGCCACGGTTCGCGCACCGAGAGGGCCAGGTGCTCGGGGGCGTATTCGTTGGCCAGGTCCACGGCCTCGTCCAGGTCGCGGGTGAGCACGATGCCGCCGCGGAGTTCCAGGGAGGCGGCGATGATCTCCGCGCGGCTTCGCATAGTCATTTGATGCGCCACTTCAGCCTGCACAGCCTCGGCCAGAGGGCGCGAGGGGGTGAGCAGGATGGCCGAGGCTAACAAGTCGTGCTCGGCCTGGGCCAACAGGTCGGCGGCCACCCAGGCGGGGTTGGCGCTTTCATCGGCGATGACCAGGGTCTCGGTAGGCCCAGCCAGGCCGTCGATGCCCACCACACCGAACACGCGGCGTTTGGCCAGGGTGACGAACAGGTTGCCCGGGCCGAAAATCTTGTCCACCGCCGGCACGCTTTCCGTGCCGTAGGCCAGAGCAGCGATGGCCTGGGCCCCGCCCAGGGTGTACACCGCATCCACACCGGCGATGGCGCAGGCGGCCAGAATGGCAGGATGCACATGGCCGAACGCGGCGGGGTTCCCCCGATGGGGTGGGGTGACCACCACCACCTGGGGCACACCGGCCACCCGTGCCGGGATGGCCGACATGAGCACCGTGGAAGGCAGCGGGGCCGTGCCGCCGGGGACATACAGGCCCACCCGCGGGATGGGGCGGATGAGTTGCCCCACGGTGCCGCCCAGGTCCTGGGTGATCCATGAGGTCAGCGGCTGCTTTTTGTGGAAGGCCCGGATGCGCTCCGCGGCGACTTCCAGCGCCCTGCGGGTGGCTTCCGGCAGGGACCCCAGGGCCTGTTGCCAGACCTCGGGGGGCACGGCAAACCCCTCCAGGTCCAGCCCATCCAGTTTCCGGGTCCATTTCCGGAGGGCCGTATCCCCTCGGGCGCGGACATCCCCT
This region of Anaerolineae bacterium genomic DNA includes:
- the hisA gene encoding 1-(5-phosphoribosyl)-5-[(5-phosphoribosylamino)methylideneamino]imidazole-4-carboxamide isomerase — its product is MFTLYPAIDLRQGRVVRLRQGDPSRQKVYADDPAAIAQRWLAEGARWLHVVNLDGAFGQEDAANRAALQAILRVAARFHAQVQFGGGLRSLDAVAQVLNLGVARVVLGTLAARRPGVVAEALRHWGPARVAVGIDARDGRVQVSGWAESTDLDAVAFARRLAATGLRTVIFTDIRRDGLQTGLALEATVTLQRASGLAVIASGGVATLHDLRAAQRAGLAGVIVGRALYEGTFSVAEALTSLGASAA
- a CDS encoding aspartate kinase, monofunctional class; translation: MPRPLVLKFGGTSVGAPEAMGQAAQVVAQARREHGPVVVVTSALNGITDLLLETTRAATQGANGKRGAAAAARILEAHRAIAAALLPPDAQASALDAVRQRVETFRRLISAIAVLGEVTPRAYDAVASLGERMSAPLLAAVLEAQGVPAQAVDATELIVTDANFQNAQPNLAASTPRIRERLLPLLEQGITPVVTGFIGATPKGVTTTLGRGGSDYTAALLGAALGAAEVHIYTDVNGVMSADPRIVPDARTLPRLSYREVAELAYFGAKVLHPKTIRPVVERGIPLRVRNTFDPAGPDTLIVTQSEFVPGTIKAVTLIRHLRLVTVEGRGMLGVPGVAARTFGAVASTGTSVILITQASSEQSITFALPEASASIVASALEETFAPEIACRDIDRILVSPPVAIVTVVGAGMQQTPGVAGRIFTALGQDGVNVLAIAQGSSEVAISFVVAATDAEAAVRAVHRLTKAKGEE
- a CDS encoding class I SAM-dependent methyltransferase produces the protein MLSLKPLLAQLPTARSTRAYAFGLAHLPSLPPGPVLEIGTGQGYGAAYLSRTLPERQVVSIDITYQCFQPERLVFGPRRPWWVQASAPALPFAASTFALATLVMTFHCLPEPQKVLAEIFRVLRPQGVLLLADVDGTHWVAPWFERVEHWGGISRLTHAYTPAEIIALGQGVGFPEPTRHRRKPKGFLVWYLFRKPLAQGENP
- the hisH gene encoding imidazole glycerol phosphate synthase subunit HisH, whose translation is MKSAVVLIDAGTGNLRSVHKALEAVGASVTRTTDPETVRRGQRLVLPGVGAFGDFMDGLRQSGLQEAVLESLQRGALLLGICVGMQALFEIGEEMGIHQGLGLLPGRVVAFPPEIRNKGLKIPHTGWNFVHWTRENPLMSGLEAGGYAYFNHSFYCASTHKADIIAETDYGLRYASAVWRENFLGVQFHPEKSQRFGLQVLKNFLHWPG
- a CDS encoding aminotransferase class I/II-fold pyridoxal phosphate-dependent enzyme, producing MTSQAVFLSPRPHLDALPPYTPVQPFEVRAAQLGRAPEDIVKLDANENPYGPSPLARRALADLRYAHIYPDPESRSLRQALAAFTGVPAEHLLVGAGADELIDLLMRVLLEPGDAVLTCPPTFGMYAFDARLNAARVVEVPRISPHPRRASPGLRLRSDQTLGAASPSPPSVREGKGEGGGESFALNLDAIRHAVAEHRPKLLFLATPNNPDGSLPSPQVLDALLDLPTLIVLDEAYIEFADADLGRTVSRITQVPQRENLIVLRTFSKWAGLAGLRVGYGAFPAWLMPTLWKAKQPYNVNVAAQEAARATLADLDERRLVVAHLRHERERLFRALQAIPYLEPYPSQANFILCRVVGRDAAALRRRLAEEHSILIRYLATPGLKDHIRISVGRPQDTDRLLAALERLTEKTEAALSSSSKEGA
- a CDS encoding methylglyoxal synthase, with translation MDNDYFQIPLRTQKHIALVAHDGRKKDLLEWVAFNQGTLSKHILYATGTTGALIEKATGLSVHRLKSGPFGGDQQLGALIAEGDIDLLIFFWDPLEPQPHDPDVKALLRIAVLYNIPTASNRATADFLIASPLLNEPYTRLIPNYQKRIKRPDFIQHIFDDLPAKED
- a CDS encoding DMT family transporter gives rise to the protein MTKYVWLGLLAQLVWGSYPPTAKRALMEVPKFSLLLLATTSSTGVGLWIMWREEKRSSGEVIRFLFYEKVLWALAFFVVLRSVTNLFAIDLTHATWVQLIYLMTPFAVAILGTLFFGEPTPPYTYQALALSTLGAALTLIEDWGDIWAGFTSQDVLGLGVAGLSMLALATYFQLVRRSSRREAGRGLIMVQQGLAMSLTYLFLGLLTGESWSPWRHVSSTGWLVVLWVIGGVFMLGNVLQVTALSGANAALITSLMPLRLVSAIALGWGLLGERLATPWQWLGAVLVLVTVSGYLWLQARKE
- the hisD gene encoding histidinol dehydrogenase, producing the protein MLRIYDVPTARKTILKRTPPDEFPISERVKQGIARIFGEPLTPEEAVTRILGDVRARGDTALRKWTRKLDGLDLEGFAVPPEVWQQALGSLPEATRRALEVAAERIRAFHKKQPLTSWITQDLGGTVGQLIRPIPRVGLYVPGGTAPLPSTVLMSAIPARVAGVPQVVVVTPPHRGNPAAFGHVHPAILAACAIAGVDAVYTLGGAQAIAALAYGTESVPAVDKIFGPGNLFVTLAKRRVFGVVGIDGLAGPTETLVIADESANPAWVAADLLAQAEHDLLASAILLTPSRPLAEAVQAEVAHQMTMRSRAEIIAASLELRGGIVLTRDLDEAVDLANEYAPEHLALSVREPWRLAERIVNAGGVFLGEHSYEVLGDYVAGPSHVMPTGGSARFASPLNVWDFVKIVSLVALDPITASDLAPTAVTLADAEGLDAHAAAARARIDNTDLVDASST
- the asd gene encoding aspartate-semialdehyde dehydrogenase, coding for MSYAQSSKISAPAPSVPIPVAVLGATGTVGQRFISLLDGHPWFRVVALTGSARRQGQRYGEAVHWLLSEPLPAWAAAMPLLPTTAESLKGVALAFSALPSEVAREVEPQLAAQGIWVCSNASAFRREPDVPILLPEVNADHLAVLRQQQANRGWKAGIVTNSNCTSSGLSVVLKALDAAFGLKAAFVASMQAISGAGYPGVASLDIVGNVLPYIKGEEEKVEWEPRKMLGAVTPQGIRLKDLRISAHTNRVPVVDGHTVVASVSLEHPPQDPEEAVRVLEAYQPPEIARDLPSTPRPVMAVRREPDRPQPRLDASTGSGMTTVVGRVRSDPIWDLKFVVVSHNTVRGAAGGAVYNAELLVAQGWIR
- the hisB gene encoding imidazoleglycerol-phosphate dehydratase HisB, translated to MNARQAEIQRQTSETRIAIRLNLDGRGQHRIATGLPFLDHMLRHLAVHGLFDLTVDAKGDLEIDPHHTVEDVALTLGQAFDQALGDRRGIVRMGHAYAPMDETLAFVAVDLSGRPYAVVRARWHGPSVGGIPNSLWSHFLESFTVTARCNLHARVLYGRDDHHQVEALFKALARALDAATALDPRRGGAIPSTKGAL